The following DNA comes from Methanothrix sp..
TCATAGAGCAGATCGGCCATCTCATTGCCGCGCTCGCCGCATCCCACATAGACCACAACATCAACATCTGCCCACTTGGAGAGTGTCTGCTGCATAACAGTCTTTCCAGTACCAAAACCGCCGGGAATGGCTGCCGTTCCGCCCTTGGCCAGGGAGAAGAATCCGTCAATGACCCTCTGCCCAGTGCTGAGGGGAATGGTGGGTGCCAGCTTCTCGGTCACGGGCCTGGCCTGTCTCACCGGCCACTTATGCATCATGGTGATCTTGGTTCCATCGTCCAGGACTGCCACAGTCTCCTCGACAGTGAAGTTTCCACTGTGGATCTCCTTGATGGTTCCACCCTTGAGATTGGGTGGGATCATGATCTTGTGCTTGATGAGAAGCTGCTCTTGAACCCAGCCTATGGACTGGCCAGGCTTGACAACATCGCCCTTCTTCACCTCGGGATTGAACTCCCACTTCTTCTTGTGATCGATTCCGTCCACGAACAGGCCTCTGCTGATGAAGTCCCCTGAGGACTCTGCCAGCATTGGCAGTGGTCTTTGGATGCCGTCATAGATCTGGGTCAGAATGCCAGGACCCAGCTGCGCTACGAGGGGAGCGCCTGTCTCCTTGACGGGCTCGCCAGGCCTGACGCCGCCCGTATCCTCGTATACCTGAATGATATGCTTATTGCCGGAAATACCGATGACCTCGCTCATCAGACCTTCCTCACCGACCAGTACCAGGTCGTACATGGAAGACTTCAGGCCAACTGCCTGAACAAGTGGTCCGGCGACTCGCTTTATTTTCCCTACTTCCATAAATCAACACCTATCGCCCTTTTAATCTTCTCTCTCATCTCTGTGCTATGCTCGGTTCCAATGGAAATGACGGTTGGCTTAATAGACTCTGATAGCTGCTCCTGAAGCCTCTTGGGCAGCCTGTTATAGTCCGCTTGCTTCAACACCAGGATCCCAACGCCAGAATCTGCCATGACCTCATTGATCTTGGAGATCATCTCATCTTCGGTGTTGGCAGCATATGATTTCTTCACTCCTGCCAGATTGAACCCGAGGACACTCTCGCTTCCACCTACAAAAGCAATCTCCATTCTATGCCACCACCACTTGTTCCTCTATGAGTTCAGCAGGAAGTCCGGCCTCCTTTCCTCTAACGATCTTCCTGATGTTGGAGATCTCTGTCTCCTTGCTCACCATGTACCCGAGCACCGGCAGGATGGATAACGGATGATAATTGGAAAGAGCCCATGCATACCGTATGAGATAAGCCTTCAATCTGGCCTCCACTCTGCTCACGGCATCAAGATCCGACGTTGCGATATCAGATATTGATGACCAGAAGGGATAGCCCTCCAGTCCACGCAGGAACTCGCCAAAAGGCTGGCCTGCCATGCGGGACAGCTCGTCATGCAGCTTTCCTCCAGGAATGAGATTCTCCTGTATTATGGCTGCATCGATGCCTGCCTTGTTCATCCGGAAGAGAGTGATCAGATTCTTGATATCTATCTCCCTGCGAACATATTTGAGCAGCAGTCCTCCACCTACCGACAATGTGCCGCCTACAGCGCGCTCCATTCTGAAGTAGTAGAGTTTATCCAGAGCGTTCTCCAAAGATGCGAGATTCTTGCCATCGTATTGCGCAAAAGCGCTGGCATAGTCGGTCCCATCAAAGGCGGTGATGATATCCTGAATGCTATCCTTCTTCGCCAGCTCCTCTAGATACTCAGGGGATAGCTCGCCCGCCGGAACGAGATACTTCATGATCTCTGTATCGGCGGCCCCCGAGAACTTTCCTCGCAGGAGGGTCTTGATGTTCCAGACATCCCAGCGCCTCAGATACTCCAGAATCAGGAAGGATGGCTCGTCTATAGAGACCTCAGCCAGCTTCCTGAAGGTCTTTGCCATATTGGCAAATGTGGCATGCTCAATCAGATCCACACCGGAGTAATCCTTGGCGAGCGCGTCGATTTCATCCTTATACTGAGTCTCCTCCAGGTATCGTGCGATCTCTGACATCTCCATGTTCATCATGCGGGGATACATCTCCGCCGGGATGAGCTTGGTCTTCATCGCCCGGACTCTGCCCGTGATGTAAGCGTACTTCACCGGTAAACCGAACTTCGGCAAACGTAGTACAGGCATTGTCCTCACCCGAATAATATCTTGGAAACCTCTTTCATGTGGTTACTGAAGACCTCACGCGCAAGAGTTTCATATGACAAATCATAACGTAGAGCTCCATCCTTGCTCTCAACCACAACGCCGCCTGCGATATCCAGGTTCCCGCCGTAATTAGGGGCGAGAGAGGTTATGAAGGCCTCATCCCTCTTATTGGAGTAGACCTTCATATCCTTGAGTTCGTAGGGCTCGAGCAGCTTTTTGAGCATGGCTTCATTATCCTTCTTGGAAAGATTGGCGATCTTCTCAAGGAGCATTGTCCTTGCCTTCTCCAGGAGATCCTTGTGTACATTCAGCTCCGCTCTCTTGACCTCGAGATTGGCGCTGGAGATCTCCCTGCGCTCGATAGCCTCTACTGCGTGTCCCACCTCAGCTTCCTTCCTGGATTTGATTTCAGCGGCACGTTCCCTAGCTTCATTGAGTATTCGTGCAACCTCAAGGTCTCCTTCGCTCTCTACCTGAGCGACCTTATCCTTGCTGGTTGCCAGAACCGACTCAATAACTGCATCAAGTGCCATTGCCTCTCACCCTTTGGAATGGCCAGCTCAGGGTGTCACTATGGCAGAGAAAGGCGTCCAGGCGAACATCAGGATCAGAGATACGGCGAGGCCGAAGATGATCAGAGTCTCGGGCAGAAGCATGAGGAAGAGACCCTTACCCAGGAATCCAGGCTCCTCAGCCACGACGCCCACCACAGCGGCTCCAATACCCTGCTCACCAACACCTGCACCGATGCCTGCCAATCCAGTAGCAAGGCCAGCACCCACAGCTATCAATCCATACAGTATTCCCGCATCTGCTACAACTACCATTTTCCTCAATCCTCCTTTTTATGAATATTACAATCTGTGCTCAAATTTCTGATTTCAAATGTCGTCTTCATGCCTTCAAGAACCTCCGGACATGTCCGAAGGGGCTATACTCCACTCCACCACCATGTGCGCTGTAGAACTTGGTGAACATCTCCACATAATGCAACCTGAGAGGATGCATGAAGGGGGAGAGAATTCCCAGCAGGATGTTGATGAAGTGCACCGATACCAATACCAATATACCTATTATGATTGCAGGTATTGAGAAGTCGGCACTGTTC
Coding sequences within:
- a CDS encoding V-type ATP synthase subunit F, producing MEIAFVGGSESVLGFNLAGVKKSYAANTEDEMISKINEVMADSGVGILVLKQADYNRLPKRLQEQLSESIKPTVISIGTEHSTEMREKIKRAIGVDLWK
- a CDS encoding V-type ATP synthase subunit C, whose product is MKYAYITGRVRAMKTKLIPAEMYPRMMNMEMSEIARYLEETQYKDEIDALAKDYSGVDLIEHATFANMAKTFRKLAEVSIDEPSFLILEYLRRWDVWNIKTLLRGKFSGAADTEIMKYLVPAGELSPEYLEELAKKDSIQDIITAFDGTDYASAFAQYDGKNLASLENALDKLYYFRMERAVGGTLSVGGGLLLKYVRREIDIKNLITLFRMNKAGIDAAIIQENLIPGGKLHDELSRMAGQPFGEFLRGLEGYPFWSSISDIATSDLDAVSRVEARLKAYLIRYAWALSNYHPLSILPVLGYMVSKETEISNIRKIVRGKEAGLPAELIEEQVVVA
- a CDS encoding V-type ATP synthase subunit E, which produces MALDAVIESVLATSKDKVAQVESEGDLEVARILNEARERAAEIKSRKEAEVGHAVEAIERREISSANLEVKRAELNVHKDLLEKARTMLLEKIANLSKKDNEAMLKKLLEPYELKDMKVYSNKRDEAFITSLAPNYGGNLDIAGGVVVESKDGALRYDLSYETLAREVFSNHMKEVSKILFG
- a CDS encoding ATP synthase C subunit, lipid-binding protein produces the protein MVVVADAGILYGLIAVGAGLATGLAGIGAGVGEQGIGAAVVGVVAEEPGFLGKGLFLMLLPETLIIFGLAVSLILMFAWTPFSAIVTP